The Sinomicrobium kalidii region GGATTCGCCTGCCTTTACGGATACCATAAAGAGATCGGAATGTGTGGGTACGGGAGAGACCTTGCCGAACCCTTTTCCGGCCACTAAGGTGAAATCTGCTCCGTTTGCTGTCCAGGCAGGCAGCTCTTCCCCGGAAATATGATAGAATTCGGGGGCCATGTCTTCAACCGCCCTGGGAAGGGCGATCCATATCTGGTAACCGTGCATGGTAAAGACATTCCCTTTCCTTTTATCTTCCGGTGTCCTTTCGGTGTGTGTCACCCCCTTGCCGGCTACCATCAGGTTTACCGATCCCGGCCGGATGCGTTGTTCGGTCCCTATGCTGTCCCTGTGTATAATTTCCCCTTCCAGGAGGTACGTAAGTGTGGCCAACCCGATATGCGGATGCTGGTCTACGTCCATGTACTTTTCGGGTCCCAGTTTTTCAGGGCCCATGTGGTCAATAAATATGAAAGGGCCCACCATCCGCTTTTTGCGGAAAGGGATCAGCCGTCCCACCAGGAAATCTCCTATATCCCGGCTTCTTTCTTCAATGATAAGATCGGTATTGGACATTGATCGTGTGCTTTATGTTTTTTTCAGGCAAGGACATCCTGCCATTCGGTCATTTTTTTGAATGTTGCATTGGCAAAAGGGCACAAAGGCATCACCCTGATGCCTTTTTCCCTTACATACCCTACCAGGGCTTCGAGCAGCTTTTTGCCTGTGCCCTGTCCCCTGAGGGATTCGTCTACCCCGGTGTGTTCAATGATCATCTTCTTTTCGCCGGCCATGACATAGGTCATTTCGGCCAGGCGCTTTTTGTCTACCCGGTAGGTAAAAGCGCCTTTTTTGTCGTTGTGAATATGCTTTATTTCTCCCATATTGCTTATTGTAAGGTAATCCCTATAAATATAATAAAATCAGTGTGCTTTTCCACATTAAATTCCGGTTTATACGGCCATCGGGACTTCCATAAGGAGAAATTCGGCATCACTCCCGGCTGTTATGGATACGGAACCGGTTTCCCAGACCCCCGCAGCATCCCTTTTGCCGAGTTTTTGACCGCCGACATCCACATTTCCTTCGATAACGAACAGGTAAACGCCGTTACCTTCTTTTTTAAGGCTGTATTCACGGGTTGTTCCCTTGTCAAAGTCCCCGAGGTGAAACCAGGCATCCTGGTATATCCAGCTCCCCTGGTCCTCCGCATCCGGTGAAACTACCTGGTAGAGTTCGTTCTTTTTCCTGTAGTCTTCTATAGAGATCTGGTCGTACCTTGGATCTACATTCCTCTTATTGGGAAACAACCATATCTGTAACAGGTTGGTTTCCCTGTCCTTATTGGGGTTATATTCACTGTGAAAAACACCTGTTCCGGCACTCATCACCTGTATTTCCCCGTTTTTGATGCGGCCTACGTTCCCCATGCTGTCTTTATGTTCCAGATCGCCTTTCAGCGGAATGGTGATGATCTCCATATTGTCGTGGGGGTGCATTCCGAAGCCCATGCCACCGCTTACGATGTCGTCGTTAAGTACCCGGAGGGCACCGAAGTTCATCCGCTCGGGATTGTAGTAATTTGCAAAACTGAAACTGTGATGGGCATTGAGCCATCCGTGATCGGCATGCCCTCTTGTGTCTGCGCTGTGCACTATTGCTTTCATAATTGTACTCCTTTTTTGTTCTGTACAAAGTTGCGAACAATTAAGGCGCAAGGAAATACAAGAATGCGGGAAAGCGTTATAAAAATACGATCCCCGACTTCGCACTGGAACCGTACTTCGGCTATTTTTCGACACATAGCTCAAGGCTGTGTTCCCGACATCGGGATTAAAAACAAAATTTAGACAGTCTCTGATAAATCATGGCACTATTTCCTGAAGTCTGACGGGGACATCCCGGTGCATTTCTTAAAGAAACTGCTGAAATGTGCGGGTTCGGAAAAACCCAATGCGTATGCGATCTCCTTCTGGGGCTGCCCGGAAAAATACAGCATCCGCCGGGCGGCAACCGTGATGCGCGACTGTAAGTATTCCTTGGCCGTTTTGCCGATGAGCGACCTGACCGTCCTGTTGAGGTGGTCGGGGGTTACGTGGAGGGCTTCCGCATACTGCGAAACGAGATGCCATTCGGTAAAATGCTTTTCCACAAGGTCCTTATATTCCCGCAACAGCGTCCCCCCGGCCTGGAGTTGCTGCGGATTCTCCCCGTGTACGGAACAGAGGTTGTTACAGGATATCAAAAACAACCGGAGTAACGAGCCGATGCCCTGGGAACGGAACTTGATGTTGGCTTTGCTCCAGTCCATCATCTGTTCGCAATAAGCGTTCAGTTGTGTTTCCTGCTGTACATCTACAGGCAGGGGCGGCGTTTCCCCGTAGTCCTTAAAAAGGTTGATATCGTCAATAAAACAGGCATCGATCTGGTTTTCTGCCATAAAACGGGTAGAAAAGGTTATGACATAACCGTGTGATTTTTCTCTTTCCACGATCCGGTGTACCTGTCCGGGGCTTATAAAGTAGACCTGTCCGCCGGAAAGCGGGTATTCCTTAAAATCTATATGGTGTATTCCGTCGGCCTTTCTGACCAATAAAATAATATAGTAGTCGTGCCTGTGAGGTTCGTCGGTCTTTCCGCCATTCCGGTCGTAAATTTCTTCCATGGTACGGATGCGGAATGTCATCCTGCTGTCTGCGGGATCTACATCGCTGTATGTTTTAATGAAGTTCACTTCAGATTGTATATCTGTCTCTAAAGATACTCCTTTTGCTCATTTCACGGAAATCTGTCTGCGAAATAAGAACCGGGAGAAAAAGGCCGCTTTTAAACGGCAATGTTCTCCCGGAATATACGGTGGAATTATGCCTTTTCCGGGATATCCTTTAATATTTCCCGGAGAAATGTCCAGAATTTCCGTACGGATGCAATGCCCGCCCTTTCGTCGGGAGAATGGGCTCCGCGTATGGTGGGGCCGAAACTGATCATATCCATCTCCGGATAGTTCTGCCCGAGTATCCCGCATTCGAGTCCGGCATGACAGGCGGCAACTTCGGGTTTTTCTTTAAACAGGGTTTCGTATTTTTCACGGAGGACCTTTAACACGGGGGAATTTACGTCGGGTTGCCATCCTGGATAGCTTCCGGACAGTTCTACATCGCAGCCCGCCAGTTCGAATGTGGCCCTGAGCGCATTGGCCAGGTCTGTCTTGGAGCTGTCTACGGAAGAGCGGGTAAGGCAGGATATTTTTACGTTCCCTTCCCCGACCGCTACTTTTGCAATATTGTTGGAAGTTTCTGTTAACCCTTCCATATCGGCACTCATACGGTACACCCCGTTATGTGCGGCATAGAGTGCCCTGGTAATCCCTTCCTGTACACCGAGTTCCATTACGGCACCGGGCTTTTCTACGGGTGTTGCAGTGATCTCCAGCGAAGGTTCCGTTGTTTTCAGTTCGTTTTTTACGGCATCGGCAAGCTCCCCGAACTCAAAAACAAAGGCTTCCCGGTGTACTTTGTCCACCACCACTACTGCCGAACTTTCCCTGGGAATGGCATTCCGGAGTCCGCCCCCTTCAATCGAGGCAATGCGCATGCCGTAATTTTCAAAACCGTCAAAAAGCATACGGTTCATGATCTTATTGGCGTTACCCAGACCTTTATGGATGTCCATACCGCTGTGTCCGCCCTTAAGTCCCTTAACAGCGATCCTGAAGGCTTCGGTATCTTCCGGTACGGGTTCTTCCTTGTAGCTCCTGCTCGACGTTATGTCCACTCCCCCGGCACATCCGATTCCTATTTCATCGTCTTCTTCAGTGTCGAGGTTCAGCAGGATTTCTCCCCGCAACACCCCCGGTTCAAGACCTTTGGCCCCGGTCATTCCCGTTTCTTCATCAACAGTAAATAGGGCCTCTACAGCAGGATGCGGGATATCATTGCTCTCCAGAATGGCCATGATAGCGGCTACGCCAAGTCCGTTATCCGCTCCGAGGGTCGTTCCTTTTGCCTTTACCCAGTCACCATCCACATACATTTCAATGCCCTGTGTGGCAAAGTCAAAATCGGTGGCTGTATTTTTCTGGTGCACCATGTCCAGGTGCGATTGCAACACTACCATTTTCCTGTTTTCCATTCCGGGAGTGGCCGGTTTCCGTATGATGACATTCCCGGTTTCGTCCTTAAAGGTTTCGAGTCCGAGTTTTTTACCGAAATCCATCATAAAGGTAATAACCTGCTCTTCCTTTTTTGAAGCGCGGGGTACGGCGTTGAGGTCGGCAAACCTGTTCCAGACTTCCCCGGGTTCCAATGATCGTATCTCTGAATTCATACTTTCTGTTTTTGTTTGTTACAAAACTACAGGAAACTTTTATATCTGCATAGGGTTTTTAACAGATGGTCACTGAATAATATTATCGCTATTGTCAACAGAAAAATAAAATCAAATGCCCGGGCCATGTCAAAAACATTACGGGATATTTTCCTATTTTTAACCCATGTCCGATAAAATGAAAACCATACTTGCGCTTTCCATAATTCCGCAGGTTATCGTTATAAAATTGCTGGCCCTTGCTCCGGGCTTTATCGAAAGGTATTACAGTAACGGTTTGTACCCCGTCATTTCCAAGACCTACAGGTATGTCTTCGGATGGATCCCGTTTTCGGTGGGTGACGTATTTTATACGCTTGCAGGTCTGCTGATACTCCGCTTCCTGGTCTTCAACATAAAGTATTTGTTCCGTAAACCCTTGTATTTTATTCGTGAAGTGTTGATTGTTATCTCCTTCACCTATTTTATGTTTCACCTTTTCTGGGGATTGAACTATTACCGTCCCTCCATACACGAAACCCTGGGTATGGGTAATGATTATACCACGGAAGAGCTGGTGGAGTTCACGGAAAAGCTCATTAGCCGGACCAATACCTTGCAGCTTCAGTTAACGGGAAACGACAGCCTTATGGTAAAGGTGCCCTATTCCAGGAAAGAGATATACCGTATGTCGTCTTCGGGATATGCCGGCATTGCAAAACACACCCCGGGCTTTTCTTATACCCCCGAAAGCATAAAAAGTTCGCTTTTTTCACTTCCCCTCACCTATATGGGATACAGCGGATACCTGAACCCGTTTACCAACGAAGCACAGGTAAACAGCCTTCAGGTAGATTACCGTTATCCCATGATCACCTGCCATGAAGAAGCGCATCAAATAGGGTATTCGGCAGAAAACGAAGCCAATTTCATAGGCTTCCTGGCCGCTACGGCCAATAAAGACCCGTACTTTCAGTATTCAGGAAATGCCTATATGCTCAGGTATTGCTTAAATGAAGTGTACCGGAGGGCCCCGGACACTTTTGAACGGCTCAAAGGGCAAATGCACAAAGGCATCCTTAAAAATTATGCCGAAGTGGCCGCATTCTGGGACCGTTATGAAAATATTGCGGAACCTGTATTCAAAAACACCTTTAATGCCTATTTAAAGGCCAATAGCCAGGCCGGAGGAATTAAAACCTACAGCTACGTGGTGGCATTGCTGGTGAATTATCACAAGAAAAACGGTATATAAAATACAACCTGTAAAGTTTCCCCGATAAAGACGCACGGCCGTGCGTCTCAACGATTTGTCAGTTTAGTTCTTTGCATCACAACTTCCTGTTTTTTTAGTTTAAAAAAAATTTACCGGGTTATATTCCCAATATCAACAACCAAAAGTTAAAGTTTACTTAACGCCCTGTTGCTTTTTAACAGTTATCTTAACTTTAAGGCAACTAAACTCTAATTCAAATACGTTATGAGAAAAAGGCTACCCGTACTTTTACTGGTATTCCTGTGTTCGTTTACCCTGCTTGCACAGGATTATTTTCCAAAGAACGACGGTGTAAAGACCACAGACAGTAATTACACCGCATTTACCAACGCCAGAATCTATGTTACTCCTACCCGGGTTATCGATAAAGGCACACTACTTATCCGGAGGGGAAAAATAGTTGCCGCCGGGAACAATGTTTCCGTTCCGGACAACAGCCTGGTAGTAGACCTGGAAGGGAAGCATATTTACCCTTCATTCATTGATATTTACAGTGAATTCGGCGTGCAAAAACCCGCCAAAAAGGGTCGTGGAAGACGTTCGCCGCAATACGACGCTTCGCGCAAAGGGTTTTACTGGAACGATCATATTATGCCGGAGAAAAATGCCTTTGACAAGTTTGACTTCGACACAAAAAAGGCCAAGGAGCTGCTACAGGCAGGTTTCGGCACGGTAAACACTCATGTGGCCGACGGTATTGTACGCGGAACAAGTGTTCTTGTTGCACTGGATTCCGTTGACACTTACGATATGCGTATCCTCGACAGGGAAACGGCACAGCACTTCTCTTTCATGAAAAGTATTGCTTCTGCACAGAACTATCCCACTTCCCTTATGGGGGCCATGGCCCTGATCCGCCAGATGTACAGGGATGCGGAATGGTATGCCGGCGGAAATGCGGAGAATAAGGACCTGTCGCTCGAAGCACTTAACGCCAACAAAGGATTACCCCAGATATTCGATGCGGGAAGCTACCAGAACGATCTTCGCGCTGCCAAAATCGCCAGGGAATTCGGGCTGAACTATATCCTGAAAGGCGGTACGGACGAATACCAGCGTATCCGGGAAATAAAAGCTACCGGGGCCCGCTTTATTCTCCCCCTCGACTTTCCGGAAGCCTATGATGTATCTGATCCCTACCTGGCCGGAAAGATATCACTTGCCGATATGCGCCTGTGGAACCAGGCCCCCGGAAATCCCGCCGCGTTGGCCAAGAATGACATTCCCTTTGCTTTCACCCTTGCAGGACTGAAAAAGACTTCCGACTTCAAGTCCCGCCTTATCCGCGCCATCGATTACGGACTGGACAAGGAGAAAGCACTGGAAGCCCTTACCACTGCTCCGGCAGAGTTACTGGGAAAATCGGAAATCATCGGCTCCCTGAAAAGCGGAAGTTATGCCAATTTCCTTATTACATCCGGCGATATTTTTGACAAGGAAACCATCCTGTATGAAAACTGGGTACTCGGTGAAAAACACGTAGTCAACAAAATGGACGTGAAGGACATCCGCGGGGAATACAATCTCTCCATAGCCGGAAAGACCTATACACTGAAGATTACCGGGGAACCGTCGTCCCCGAAACCCGAGTTAAAATCGGACACCACAAAACTCAATACCAAACTCACCTATGAGAATGGCTGGCTCAATCTTTTCTTTGCCCCGGATAAGGAAGAAACAGGTTTTCAGCGGTTGAGCGCACTTGTTACCGATCCCAAATCACTGAGCGGAAAGGCAGTTCTGGCCAACGGCAGTGAAAGTACCTGGAGTGCCACCAGGACATCCGGTTATGAGGAGAAAAGCAAGGAAGACAAAGATGAAAAATACATCCCGGAAACCGTCCCCGTAACCTATCCCAACAAGGCTTACGGATTTGCAACACTGCCGGAACAGGAAAATATCCTGTTTAAAAATGCCACCGTATGGACCAGCGAGGAAGAAGGTATCCTGGAAAATACGGATGTCCTGGTCAAAAACGGGAAAATAGCCCGCATCGGCAAAGACCTCTCCGCAGGCGGAGCAAAAGTTATCGATGCTACGGGAAAGCACCTTACCGCAGGTATCATAGACGAACACTCTCACATCGCCACAGCTTCCGTTAACGAGGCCGGACATAATTCATCGGCCGAAGTCAGTATCGAAGATGTGGTGGATGCCGATGACATTAACATTTACAGGAACCTCTCCGGCGGAGTTACCTCTATCCAGGTATTACACGGTTCTGCAAATCCCATCGGCGGACGCTCGGCCATCATAAAGCTCAAATGGGGACTTCCCGCCGACAAGCTCATCTACAAAAACACGCCCGGGTTTATCAAATTCGCCCTCGGTGAAAATGTAAAACAGTCCAACTGGGGAGATTTACAAACCGTAAGGTTCCCGCAATCCAGAATGGGTGTGGAACAGGTGTATATGGATTATTTCCAGCGGGCGAAGGAATACGATGCCGGAAAGAAAAGCGGGAAGCCCTATCGCTTCGACTACGAAATGGAAACCCTGGCCGAAATACTCAATGACGAGCGCTTTATAACCTGTCATTCCTACGTACAGAGTGAGATCAACATGCTGATGAAAGTGGCGGAAAAGTTCGGCTTTACCATCAATACCTTTACGCATATTCTCGAAGGCTATAAAGTAGCCGACAAAATGAAAGCACACGGTGTACGCGGAGCGTCTACGTTC contains the following coding sequences:
- a CDS encoding pirin family protein, whose translation is MSNTDLIIEERSRDIGDFLVGRLIPFRKKRMVGPFIFIDHMGPEKLGPEKYMDVDQHPHIGLATLTYLLEGEIIHRDSIGTEQRIRPGSVNLMVAGKGVTHTERTPEDKRKGNVFTMHGYQIWIALPRAVEDMAPEFYHISGEELPAWTANGADFTLVAGKGFGKVSPVPTHSDLFMVSVKAGESFGLDIAGNLEGEIGICIVTGKVKACDQEVGAGNMLVSKLDNQCALEVEKGTHLLLFGGAPLEEERHIYWNFVSSDSQTIEKAKRDWEEKRFPKVAGDNTYVPLPKK
- a CDS encoding GNAT family N-acetyltransferase; the encoded protein is MGEIKHIHNDKKGAFTYRVDKKRLAEMTYVMAGEKKMIIEHTGVDESLRGQGTGKKLLEALVGYVREKGIRVMPLCPFANATFKKMTEWQDVLA
- a CDS encoding pirin family protein; the encoded protein is MKAIVHSADTRGHADHGWLNAHHSFSFANYYNPERMNFGALRVLNDDIVSGGMGFGMHPHDNMEIITIPLKGDLEHKDSMGNVGRIKNGEIQVMSAGTGVFHSEYNPNKDRETNLLQIWLFPNKRNVDPRYDQISIEDYRKKNELYQVVSPDAEDQGSWIYQDAWFHLGDFDKGTTREYSLKKEGNGVYLFVIEGNVDVGGQKLGKRDAAGVWETGSVSITAGSDAEFLLMEVPMAV
- a CDS encoding helix-turn-helix domain-containing protein, yielding MNFIKTYSDVDPADSRMTFRIRTMEEIYDRNGGKTDEPHRHDYYIILLVRKADGIHHIDFKEYPLSGGQVYFISPGQVHRIVEREKSHGYVITFSTRFMAENQIDACFIDDINLFKDYGETPPLPVDVQQETQLNAYCEQMMDWSKANIKFRSQGIGSLLRLFLISCNNLCSVHGENPQQLQAGGTLLREYKDLVEKHFTEWHLVSQYAEALHVTPDHLNRTVRSLIGKTAKEYLQSRITVAARRMLYFSGQPQKEIAYALGFSEPAHFSSFFKKCTGMSPSDFRK
- a CDS encoding aminoacyl-histidine dipeptidase is translated as MNSEIRSLEPGEVWNRFADLNAVPRASKKEEQVITFMMDFGKKLGLETFKDETGNVIIRKPATPGMENRKMVVLQSHLDMVHQKNTATDFDFATQGIEMYVDGDWVKAKGTTLGADNGLGVAAIMAILESNDIPHPAVEALFTVDEETGMTGAKGLEPGVLRGEILLNLDTEEDDEIGIGCAGGVDITSSRSYKEEPVPEDTEAFRIAVKGLKGGHSGMDIHKGLGNANKIMNRMLFDGFENYGMRIASIEGGGLRNAIPRESSAVVVVDKVHREAFVFEFGELADAVKNELKTTEPSLEITATPVEKPGAVMELGVQEGITRALYAAHNGVYRMSADMEGLTETSNNIAKVAVGEGNVKISCLTRSSVDSSKTDLANALRATFELAGCDVELSGSYPGWQPDVNSPVLKVLREKYETLFKEKPEVAACHAGLECGILGQNYPEMDMISFGPTIRGAHSPDERAGIASVRKFWTFLREILKDIPEKA
- a CDS encoding DUF3810 domain-containing protein, with the translated sequence MKTILALSIIPQVIVIKLLALAPGFIERYYSNGLYPVISKTYRYVFGWIPFSVGDVFYTLAGLLILRFLVFNIKYLFRKPLYFIREVLIVISFTYFMFHLFWGLNYYRPSIHETLGMGNDYTTEELVEFTEKLISRTNTLQLQLTGNDSLMVKVPYSRKEIYRMSSSGYAGIAKHTPGFSYTPESIKSSLFSLPLTYMGYSGYLNPFTNEAQVNSLQVDYRYPMITCHEEAHQIGYSAENEANFIGFLAATANKDPYFQYSGNAYMLRYCLNEVYRRAPDTFERLKGQMHKGILKNYAEVAAFWDRYENIAEPVFKNTFNAYLKANSQAGGIKTYSYVVALLVNYHKKNGI
- a CDS encoding amidohydrolase family protein, producing the protein MRKRLPVLLLVFLCSFTLLAQDYFPKNDGVKTTDSNYTAFTNARIYVTPTRVIDKGTLLIRRGKIVAAGNNVSVPDNSLVVDLEGKHIYPSFIDIYSEFGVQKPAKKGRGRRSPQYDASRKGFYWNDHIMPEKNAFDKFDFDTKKAKELLQAGFGTVNTHVADGIVRGTSVLVALDSVDTYDMRILDRETAQHFSFMKSIASAQNYPTSLMGAMALIRQMYRDAEWYAGGNAENKDLSLEALNANKGLPQIFDAGSYQNDLRAAKIAREFGLNYILKGGTDEYQRIREIKATGARFILPLDFPEAYDVSDPYLAGKISLADMRLWNQAPGNPAALAKNDIPFAFTLAGLKKTSDFKSRLIRAIDYGLDKEKALEALTTAPAELLGKSEIIGSLKSGSYANFLITSGDIFDKETILYENWVLGEKHVVNKMDVKDIRGEYNLSIAGKTYTLKITGEPSSPKPELKSDTTKLNTKLTYENGWLNLFFAPDKEETGFQRLSALVTDPKSLSGKAVLANGSESTWSATRTSGYEEKSKEDKDEKYIPETVPVTYPNKAYGFATLPEQENILFKNATVWTSEEEGILENTDVLVKNGKIARIGKDLSAGGAKVIDATGKHLTAGIIDEHSHIATASVNEAGHNSSAEVSIEDVVDADDINIYRNLSGGVTSIQVLHGSANPIGGRSAIIKLKWGLPADKLIYKNTPGFIKFALGENVKQSNWGDLQTVRFPQSRMGVEQVYMDYFQRAKEYDAGKKSGKPYRFDYEMETLAEILNDERFITCHSYVQSEINMLMKVAEKFGFTINTFTHILEGYKVADKMKAHGVRGASTFSDWWAYKYEVNDAIPYNAAIMQSQGLNVSINSDDAEMSRRLNQEAGKTVKYGGVSEEEAWKMVTINPARMLHLDDRVGSIKEGKDADLVLWDGHPLSVYTIAEKTFIEGALYYDYETMKATQKVIAQERNKLINQMIKAKSKGMKTQAPKKKDEKHFHCDTEVYGI